One genomic segment of Choristoneura fumiferana chromosome Z, NRCan_CFum_1, whole genome shotgun sequence includes these proteins:
- the LOC141433146 gene encoding LOW QUALITY PROTEIN: alpha-mannosidase 2-like (The sequence of the model RefSeq protein was modified relative to this genomic sequence to represent the inferred CDS: inserted 1 base in 1 codon), with translation MRARVPRCRVFSPRVLAIILLVAALGAYCYYYSASPQPYRKPESNFALSDPDDRKLTIMMWRKTTTAFHEEKQISEQCPVLRDSVADIDTLSVYPSFEFQPSWLRIKEFWDKNFEERYEEFRNDSRRPKLKVIMVPHSHNDPGWLKTFEQYFEMKTKNIINNIVQSLHLYPNMTFIWSEISFLNAWWERAHPLKQKALKKLIKEGRVEITTGGWVMADEACTHMYALLDQFIEGHQWVKTNLGIVPKTGWSVDPFGHGPTVPYFLEKSGVKGTIIQRIHYAWKQWLAKKQIEEFYWMPGWSTKKPSLIVHNQPFDIYSIKGSCGPHPAVCLSFDFRKIPAEYTEYTAKQEKITAENLHSKSKTLLEEYSRIGSLTPHNVVLVPLGDDFRYEFALEFDEQYTNYMKMFNYINSHQELFNADVQFGTPLDYFKAVKERHKAIPTLKGDFFVYSDIFNEGKPAYWSGFFTSRPYIKILGRQLEHQLRTSEILFTLVSNYIRQSNNHKLVSSEKRLERFYDQLINARRTLGLFQHHDAITGTSKAGVMYDFGTKLFMSLYHCIRLQEAALTAVMIPDETIHSQSVLQSEIEWETYGKXPKKLEILFNDRKEIILFNPLAEARTEVISVRLNTTNVRVYDTRQKEYVLYQITPIIEVSGNGQRTISAGAVDLQFVASLPALSAAAFRLEPHADASHRGVVFCNTCTNVNSDTDAHGLAHFLIKPMLPGDIQLENSVMKLLINRNTGFLRQIYRKDVMKKNVVDVHFGAYQSAQRHSGAYLFMPDYDSPEKHVLHQYTNWNNVQGDNIFIVSGPVFTEITTTYLPFLVHTVRIYNVDDHALSHGLFIENVIDFESPPKNRETELFMRIETDIQNGDSPEFYTDQNGFQYQKRVKVEKLGIEANYYPITTMAWLQDDETRLTLVTNHAQGAAAFEPGRLEVMLDRRTLYDDFRGMGEGLVDNKPTVFQNWLLLESMSGLQRTKRKTRNKEFRQLHERQFNPDENANTYQLPSQTADYLSRTLNYPVNIYLLDTSEVGEIEIKTHQTFLKNFPTGIHLVTLRTITDNILEQFPSSSCYMVLHRPGYSCSVGSMETEKSTSFTSKTSFNGLRINNITAVSLTGLKIYKSLLGLKDIEVEPMEIKNYKIRF, from the exons AATCCAATTTTGCTCTCAGTGACCCTGATGACCGTAAACTAACTATAATGATGTGGCGTAAGACAACAACAGCTTTTCATGAAGAAAAG CAGATATCCGAGCAATGTCCTGTGCTACGAGACAGCGTTGCCGACATAGACACGTTGAGCGTGTATCCTTCTTTCGAATTTCAG CCTAGCTGGCTACGTATAAAGGAGTTTTGGGATAAGAACTTTGAAGAACGTTATGAGGAATTCCGCAATGACAGTCGACGGCCCAAGCTAAAG GTTATCATGGTTCCGCATTCTCACAATGACCCGGGATGGCTAAAAACTTTTGAACAGTACTTTGAAATGAAGACCAAAAATATTATCAACAACATAGTACAAAGCCTACATTTGTACCCGAATATGACCTTCATATGGAGtgaaatatcatttttgaatgCCTGGTGGGAAAGAGCGCACCCTTTGAAAcaaaag GCTCTAAAAAAGCTCATCAAAGAGGGTCGCGTTGAAATAACCACGGGAGGCTGGGTAATGGCTGACGAGGCTTGTACGCACATGTACGCTTTGCTTGATCAATTCATTGAag GTCATCAGTGGGTAAAAACCAATTTAGGTATTGTTCCAAAAACTGGCTGGTCTGTAGACCCATTCGGGCACGGACCCACAGTGCCTTACTTCCTAGAAAAAAGCGGCGTTAAAGGAACAATTATCCAGAGGATACACTACGCTTGGAAGCAATGGCTGGCTAAAAAACAAATAGAAGAGTTTTATTGGATGCCCGGATGGTCTACAAAGAAACCGTCATTAATAGTTCACAACCAACCCTTCGATATATATTCAATTAAAGGTTCTTGTGGACCACACCCGGCCGTTTGTTTGAGCTTTGATTTCAGAAAAATTCCTGCTGAATATACGGAATACACAGCCAAACAAGAGAAAATCACGGCAGAAAATCTTCATAGCAAATCTAAGACACTTTTAGAGGAATATAGCCGTATCGGGTCACTGACACCGCACAACGTGGTGCTGGTTCCACTGGGAGACGACTTCCGCTACGAGTTCGCCCTGGAGTTCGACGAGCAGTACACCAACTACATGAAAATGTTTAACTATATCAATAGCCACCAAGAACTGTTTAACGCTGATGTACAGTTTGGTACACCTCTTGACTATTTTAAGGCTGTGAAGGAACGGCATAAGGCAATACCGACATTAAAAggtgatttttttgtttattcagaTATTTTCAACGAAGGTAAACCCGCTTACTGGTCAGGCTTTTTTACCTCACGACCATATATAAAAATTCTTGGTAGACAATTGGAGCATCAACTGAGAACATCAGAAATTCTGTTTACGCTGGTTTCTAACTACATAAGGCAGTCCAATAATCATAAACTAGTTTCGTCTGAAAAGAGATTAGAAAGATTTTATGATCAGCTCATAAACGCGAGGCGGACCTTAGGTCTATTTCAACACCACGATGCCATAACTGGAACTTCTAAAGCCGGCGTTATGTACGATTTTGGCACAAAGCTGTTTATGAGTCTGTACCATTGCATTCGCTTGCAAGAAGCAGCCTTGACTGCAGTCATGATCCCAGATGAGACAATACATTCGCAGAGCGTTCTTCAAAGCGAGATCGAGTGGGAAACATACGGGA CCCCAAAAAAACTAGAAATTTTGTTCAACGATagaaaagaaattattttatttaacccaCTTGCTGAAGCCAGAACTGAGGTAATCTCGGTCAGATTGAACACAACAAACGTTAGAGTTTACGATACGCGGCAGAAGGAGTACGTGTTGTATCAGATAACGCCGATAATAGAGGTGAGCGGGAACGGGCAGCGCACCATCAGCGCGGGCGCGGTTGACCTGCAGTTCGTGGCGTCGCTGCCCGCACTGTCGGCCGCCGCGTTCCGGCTGGAGCCGCACGCCGACGCCTCGCACCGCGGCGTCGTCTTCTGCAACACCTGCACCAACGTCAACTCCGACACCGATGCTCACGGACTGGCACACTTTCTTATTAAACCTATGTTGCCAGGTGATATTCAATTAGAAAACTCTGTCATGAAACTGTTAATAAATAGAAATACAGGATTTTTAAGACAAATATACAGAAAAGATGTTATGAAGAAAAACGTTGTAGACGTGCACTTTGGTGCCTATCAAAGCGCACAAAGGCATTCCGGAGCTTATCTCTTTATGCCCGATTATGACTCTCCCGAAAAACATGTCTTACATCAGTATACTAATTGGAATAATGTGCAGGGTGACAATATTTTCATAGTTTCGGGCCCAGTGTTTACCGAAATAACTACCACGTATCTACCTTTCTTGGTACATACTGTCAGGATTTATAACGTTGACGACCACGCGCTCTCGCACGGGTTGTTTATAGAGAACGTAATAGATTTTGAGAGTCCTCCTAAAAATAGGGAAACAGAACTATTTATGAGAATAGAGACTGATATACAAAATGGAGATTCGCCTGAGTTCTATACGGATCAGAATGGATTTCAATACCAGAAACGAGTTAAAGTGGAAAAATTGGGAATCGAAGCCAATTACTATCCAATAACAACAATGGCCTGGCTGCAGGATGACGAAACTAGATTAACTTTGGTCACCAATCATGCTCAGGGAGCAGCAGCCTTTGAACCTGGTCGCTTAGAAGTTATGCTCGACAGGAGAACTCTCTACGATGACTTTAGGGGAATGGGCGAAGGTTTAGTTGACAATAAACCAACAGTGTTTCAGAATTGGCTCCTTCTGGAGTCAATGTCAGGTTTACAGCGAACtaaaagaaaaaccagaaataaagaatttcgtCAGTTACACGAACGTCAGTTTAATCCTGACGAGAACGCAAATACGTATCAGTTGCCGTCACAAACTGCTGACTACTTGAGTAGAACGCTTAACTACCCTGTTAATATTTACTTGTTAGACACTAGTGAAGTGGGAGAAATAGAGATAAAGACTCACCAAACATTTCTTAAGAATTTTCCGACTGGTATTCACCTGGTGACCTTGCGAACAATCACTGATAACATCTTAGAACAGTTCCCTAGTTCCTCCTGCTACATGGTATTGCACAGGCCTGGATACAGCTGCTCGGTAGGATCGATGGAGACCGAAAAATCTACTAGTTTCACATCCAAGACATCGTTCAACGGTCTTCGCATAAATAATATTACTGCGGTAAGTTTAACTggactaaaaatttataagtcCCTTTTGGGCCTGAAAGATATTGAAGTGGAAccaatggaaataaaaaattacaagatcCGATTCTGA